The following nucleotide sequence is from Anopheles stephensi strain Indian chromosome 3, UCI_ANSTEP_V1.0, whole genome shotgun sequence.
CAAAACAAAGTCTGGTGGAATTGAAGCCCGACTCGGGGGTATATGAAACATTCGATACGGCCCTATGGACAGCGAGTGGTAAGGAGTGGTCGATTAGCTACGGTGAGTTGAAGTACAACGCTAGCGACGCTGGAAAGCGAGGAGAAATTGTGCGAAAATTCGATCAACCGTACGAATCGTTGGCGCTGCGATTCCTGTATAATTACTCTACTGACAGCAGCAAATTGGAGTTTAGCTGGAATGGGCAAGAATTTGCTGTTATATGTCCAAAGGGTCCTTCATGCAACCGACCACCAAAGGCAGGTGAAGTGCTTATCTTCATAACAGCACAACGCATTTCGGTTTGGGTGGAAGGACATTTACATCGGGAAGCACTACTAAAGCCCAAACCGGACACAGCGAAGCAGAACGAATTTCGCTTACTTCCAACGGGACCGATTGAGTTCTCGGAGTTTCTGACGATGTACGACTCACGCGTGAAGGTTACGTACTACAATCGGATGGGTCGACCCAGCCAGTTGATCGTGTACGACGATCCAAGTACGGTGCGAATGCGCGAGCTGGTGTATGACGAAATTGATCGTCCGATAATGCAAACCAAATGGACCAAGCTGACGATGAAAAGCAAGGAGTACTTTGCATTCAACGATAACTTCATCACTCAGGTTCACGGTACGACCCATGTGATGGCCGGTATGGTTTCAAAAGCGAACCCATCCTGCGAAGGCTTTCCCTACTCTCGCACGATCTACGCCAAAGACCCAACGGAAAATAAACAGTACCAGGGTCTGCCAGGGAAGGATTATAATGTGCTGAGCAAGTACAAGCGTCGATATGCAATGCGCACGGAGATAGCGCTACTGGCAAACATATTTCCCGAGACGCACGGTTTTCGACAAAAGATTGTCGAACGTCCGGGTGGTGCCATTCGGGCTACGGTAGAAGATAGGCGAGGCAATAAGGTGGCCAAATACTGCCGTGTCGGTAACTTCGAGCATCGTCTAACGACCTACGAATATTCCGATACTTACGGACATTTGGTGCGCGTACTGCCGCCTCAATATCATGCACTTGCAAAAACCGCATCCAGAACGAGACCATTCCTGACCGGAGCGGACACTCCGGAAGAGATCCGGCTGCAAACCCAGTGGAAGGTATCGTATAAATACGACAACGGAATGCTCATCGCCAAACATGTTCCTGATGGTGGTAACTTTGAGTATGTTTACACGGAGTCTGGCATTTTGCGCTTTTCCATACATTACAAACTGCCGGAGAGACAGCAGCTGGATCGAGTGGTCCATTTCACGTATGCTTCCGATGGCAAGGTGATGCGCGAAGCGTTAGTGAATTTGACACGCGAGCAATGTTACCAGCTGGCAGAGGCGAACGAAGTTCCTGCATCGGATGATTTGATCGAATCTTTCTACGGTGAGATCGAAACAAATCCGGATGTGCGGTACAGATCACAGCAATCTACCCGCAAGATTGGCAACACCCAGATGATGGAGAGTTTAATTTACAACGAGCAGGAAAAGGTGATCAAGAAAGTGTTTGTTGTGCCGACGATCAACACCACGTACTCGATTGACTATGAGTATGAGAATGGGAAGCTGCATTCCCTGCAATATCCAATGAATACCACGACTTCGCCGTTTACGCTGATCTACGACTATAACGGAAGTGGCGAAGTGAAGTCTGTGCGCGAAATAACAAGACGAGATCCTATGTTCGAGTTTACGTACAATGCGGACGGGATGGTGGAAACGATGAGCGTAAGAACGGACGCAAAGCACACGTTCCAGCGCAACTTTACCTACAACGAGCCGGGCTTTTTGGTGAAACTCGAGGATGAATATCTGTCGGAAAGCGTTAACTATCTGGAGACTGATTCTTACGGGCAGGATTCCTACACTCCGATCTATGAGGGTCTCATATCGAGGACAGTGTTCACGGCACACTGGCGCAATTCAACTGGTCCACTGCGGAACGGAATCTATCCGGAGTACTTCATCACGACCAACATGGACCGAAGGCGGGCCGCGCTCTGCCACGAGACGTTACGCCGCACAGGATATCTAGACGAAAGCAATCTTGTCACAAAAACGCTCTACGGTGAGCAGGATGACGATCTACCATTTGTGTGTGGAAAGCGGATCGCGATGAACCACCTTTCGGGAGCATTGAGCAGCAAAAGCTTCCCGCACCGGTACGGTCACCGATATGACTATGACGATCATGATCAGCTGATTAAGGCGAAATATTTTCATGGAGACGATGAGATGGCTTTGTCGCCGCTGACGCATCGCAGTTTCTCGAAGGAAATAAAGGAAGTTGATGAAGCGACATCCCGGAAAATTTGGGATTTGTTGCGCACGAAGTCGTTCCTCACGATGGATTGCACCAACCCCAATTTATGTCACGGACGCGAAGGGACCAGATCGATATTTAGCGATTTCATTCAACAACATCGGCATAGCCACCATCTGAAAACGATGCTAGCGAAGGCGATATCGAACCGCAAGGCGTTGAATGTGAGCGAGTTCGGCCAGAAATGTAAGCGGTGGATCAAGGGATCCAATATGGCAATGAGTATGTGCACGCAACTTCAGCAATCATTAAGCGATCAGAATATTATTGGAACTAGCGTTGAAAACCCTCTTTCATCGTTACATACGGAGtttaaaaatgctttaaaacgATACAAGAACCATATACCAGATATTGTTCGTGTGCTGACTCACCATTTCGCGACTGCTTTGGGACGCTCGGCCGCGGATGTGCAATCGTACGAAATCGATGCAAACGGAAACCATCGGAAGTTTTACACGGGATTCACCCGATATCGGTTGGAGTACCGTCCGGGAACGAATCAGATCTCCAAATTGTACCGTCAACGGTTCGATCGTGGTCAGCATAAGGAAGAACAATTCAACATGGCCCACGATAGTGATGGAGCCGTCGTCCAGGCAGAGCACAAAGGCATTAAACGCATGGAGTACGACAAGCTGCTGCATCGAGTCAGCAAGATAGAGATGATGGACGAACGAAGCCTGATTTATCAGTACGATGTGCGTGGAGAGCGGACCTTCAAGCGAGTGCTGGACAAAGATGGAACGATTTCGAGTGAAAAGTATTACATACGCGACGCCAATGGGTTGGTCCTGATGGACATGGATATGACGTACCTATCGAAGGATCAACCGCCCGATGTACGTGTGACGAGTTACATCTACAAGGACCAGCAGCTGATCGGGTTCTTGCGCAATGACCAGCTGTACGCAGTGATCACCGATCACGAAGGATCGGTCCGGTTGGTGGTGAAAGATGGCGAAGTAGTCGCGGCCTACGATTATCTTCCCTATGGTCAAATATTCCGACGCTTCGGGACCGACTTCGATGGGCAGCTTTCGTATCTGTACACGGGACAGGAGTGGGAACCGGAAACCGGCCTGTACAACTATCGCGCACGGCTGTACGATCCCGACATTGGCCGGTTCTACCAGATGGATCCGAAGGAACAGTACCCCAGTCCGTACGTGTATGCCGGTAATTCACCTGTTTCTTTAATAGATCCAGATGGTGAATTCGCCTTTACGCTGGCGGTTCTTATCTTGGCCTTGGTTGGTGCGTATCTTGGTGCGGCATCTGCCAACAATTGCTGGAATCCGCTCAAATGGGATTGGAGATCATCGTCTACCTGGATAGGATTGTTAACGGGAGCCGTTACGGGCGCATCCATACCCTTCAACATGGCCAGCTCGGTGGCGTTTTTCGTTGGTATGGGATTATCATTAAGCACGTCAATCGCGATCATGGTTGGCACGGGCATCACCTTTGCGTACTTCATGATGGCGGCTAGCAGCGGCACTTGGGATCCTACAAAGTTCGATTACTCCAGTCCCCGGCACTTGGAATGCATTGATGAATGGAGTGGCTACCTCGTCGTGGATTCTGATGAACCCTTCCTCGCTGATAAGCTCTTTCGCATCGATCACTTCCGTTGCAGCGAAAGCGCTGTTTTTCGTCGCCAAACTTACCATGAGCCTCGGGTTCACGTATCTGTTTGCCGCCCTTGGGCAGGGTGGCGAGTTTGATGTAACGAAATGGGACTTTACCGATCCCGCGCTGTACATGAGCATCGTTGATGGGTTCACTACTGCAACGGTAGGAGTATTGTTCCTGCGAAACTTACCCCAGCAAGTAAGCAAGTGGTCGGGAAAGGTTACACGCACGGTCGATCTTTTTGTGGGTAATTTTATTACCTTCCGTGCCCAGCTAGCACTGGGGCGGGACTGGTCCAAGGTTATCATGCACACGAGAAGTTTCCTCTACGTTAGCTACCGCAACATGCAAAGCTTACAGAAAGGGTTCTTAACGATTGGATTCTATTCACTGATTGTGTCATTACGACTGTCGGTAATCCCCAGTAGCGCCATCCCTGAATTTACTGCAGCGGAAGCTACCGTGAATGTTCTCTTCAACACTGAGCAATTTTCCGACTTTATAGTAAAGCCTTTGACTAAAGCTTCGCCACAGTTAAGACTGCCTAAACCACCCAACATAGCCAAATTTATTCGCTTTCGCATTCGCTCGGAGGCCATAAGCCTCGGCAATGAATCGTTCTATCATGCGCGGCATATGACGAACTCAGGTGCCTCAATATTGTCGAGCGCATTTGACACGTTTATCAAACAGCCATTGGAGTGGTTATTCAAGGCAAAGAGTGCTGAAACAAACAGTGGGCCTGACGCGAAAGATTCCTTAGCCGTATACACACCAAAGCAGATACTACGATCCGGCCACTCCCTTAGAAATTGCTATAAGATTCATAATGAACAACATCCCGAAGGTATGATAGCTTGCTACGGGCATAACAGCATTGTGAGCATAGTTCCAAAGGTTATCGATGCATCGAGAGTTGCCGAGATGGATCATTACAACTACTGTTTGCCATTGACCTACGATGGGCACCCTTCGGTATCGTGTGATGGCGAATGGTCATCCTTAATTTACACAGCAAAGGAACCCGCAAGGGTGTTTGATTTTGTCGATGGATGGTTACTACTGGCACAGGTCACTCCGTCAGTATGCAGAGAGGTAAAGC
It contains:
- the LOC118509064 gene encoding LOW QUALITY PROTEIN: uncharacterized protein LOC118509064 (The sequence of the model RefSeq protein was modified relative to this genomic sequence to represent the inferred CDS: deleted 1 base in 1 codon); this encodes MDASAKFYSLQLPGKPLAKIPPGSTVEVKRGSPTAKTFFVRNNRVLLIYEQANGDWTEVHKDDHFFSVPNDDCNYPWTVYEGDLLAVRKTKGIVMYRWDKRALNQLLVASKYHDQYGYGLRNSTIVFGKMYPSEQYVGVLSRLPDSTVEFSSMKPSEPGRPVRALKKRLNLDALWQDPASSISLVERYDNSTQLSIAVRTGTELKLFRFNKKYELKTLTTVEDFLPFDNEYDRILFAKFDNGKINDLLLFTTLGLTMYRLNEKSGLFQKVYYSTAFSKLRGWNKRTIDTIATIDIDGDSRDELIASGPKGLCVYRAVFTDDGFDLVNIFDDRLEDRVVRYGLPKLTTKSVQSEGYNILLFTGNNFLEVRTKPFTPQAFDVALVQPTVAKPKPSVPLVVPQKRYIVWLHDQLDLHSMLQPLNPHAGRMELSIPLIELPNAFGVSVRKYLQYKNIPFESFFGRGWSLPLDYISVERKNSDFLQDHDYAVLKNNNRIMLKRQPAWDSVHHWAFVIEGYKQARIKYFPNAERWEFTMEDRTFVYGTWNQLSKMRQEMVCSTWPLCGSGSAKEKALPSRWYLVHEETNYGSYANYYYEEFVEGKGDRLKRIELDSGSSVSLQYTDKHQLASFTVNTTCYEQNVSFEYAGNLLMHIKQEDRTLFQFEYRDQRMSKIVYPNKLETKLEYTDKELDRTRFEELVPVDLSPTLYYGPDYTVILDKEYADDRLVISIRNLLGGTDGAKVIKEKLHFGQPGIKSHTIHALEDMLVVVLLYSTRKEVTILQFTDKDWVEKEYHADFPLDGTISVGKKFVVVYNLKTVRVLTVDLDGKLASKNIKQSVHPNFLIHTFANGFVMYDPTDITVWTMGLKNQWQTTYTSPPTNVFSDIERVLDGFELEAEFRTALRKGFLADAITVYQNAIVLRVPALVDKTLELKVHFLILNFRGSPQFVSKQSERIPIADFDTYEYDLPTKDGDVFKLYYVKRNQKLILQMKSMRGPLYTSLMKQQQKSYKQIDDSGESAAKKKQYKKEVDEKIAEEVENISKTVISKVQFAMDLSQFGVLMNQHGVVTGNVQLSFAGQAWHKQPISPETMRMELVNQTLGNGFILGKFNYADTFKVYEMPNNVIVYDSQTNNPQEIQIVAPRYIQAQPAGKPLSMFFFPTKETVQLKAFNETMVRASNTIALVTVRHVNETSKFVIFRPVDSFLLKQTTLFTKQYVRLSQDETRTSAYIYDTQDAHLSSDGAMFYRVKVIPGGNKDQFGWYEQSINATTGETTKKSFASDGTDVTVRVKEKRERAEVRDYEGTIWDKNRQQKVVDLGALKLVDEVASYYGFEPYEQNRFGVDKKWTFDEKNVQTEWGNHYLRIPNGSTMQASFTPRQPKNLWIVSLWVRLKQVPKVDRELKIVSVDLVDLKTNSRQKLRGAKVQHITLTWAYVEMIVDTTKHADGSKLRFDISIEPSDGGPSIDIDHVRFSPLDLNFLANVYTPVNAEVRATLHNNGRLKQSLYGPNGRRVALISQDGQVIDFAMHSKMAYVASVDAKQSLVELKPDSGVYETFDTALWTASGKEWSISYGELKYNASDAGKRGEIVRKFDQPYESLALRFLYNYSTDSSKLEFSWNGQEFAVICPKGPSCNRPPKAGEVLIFITAQRISVWVEGHLHREALLKPKPDTAKQNEFRLLPTGPIEFSEFLTMYDSRVKVTYYNRMGRPSQLIVYDDPSTVRMRELVYDEIDRPIMQTKWTKLTMKSKEYFAFNDNFITQVHGTTHVMAGMVSKANPSCEGFPYSRTIYAKDPTENKQYQGLPGKDYNVLSKYKRRYAMRTEIALLANIFPETHGFRQKIVERPGGAIRATVEDRRGNKVAKYCRVGNFEHRLTTYEYSDTYGHLVRVLPPQYHALAKTASRTRPFLTGADTPEEIRLQTQWKVSYKYDNGMLIAKHVPDGGNFEYVYTESGILRFSIHYKLPERQQLDRVVHFTYASDGKVMREALVNLTREQCYQLAEANEVPASDDLIESFYGEIETNPDVRYRSQQSTRKIGNTQMMESLIYNEQEKVIKKVFVVPTINTTYSIDYEYENGKLHSLQYPMNTTTSPFTLIYDYNGSGEVKSVREITRRDPMFEFTYNADGMVETMSVRTDAKHTFQRNFTYNEPGFLVKLEDEYLSESVNYLETDSYGQDSYTPIYEGLISRTVFTAHWRNSTGPLRNGIYPEYFITTNMDRRRAALCHETLRRTGYLDESNLVTKTLYGEQDDDLPFVCGKRIAMNHLSGALSSKSFPHRYGHRYDYDDHDQLIKAKYFHGDDEMALSPLTHRSFSKEIKEVDEATSRKIWDLLRTKSFLTMDCTNPNLCHGREGTRSIFSDFIQQHRHSHHLKTMLAKAISNRKALNVSEFGQKCKRWIKGSNMAMSMCTQLQQSLSDQNIIGTSVENPLSSLHTEFKNALKRYKNHIPDIVRVLTHHFATALGRSAADVQSYEIDANGNHRKFYTGFTRYRLEYRPGTNQISKLYRQRFDRGQHKEEQFNMAHDSDGAVVQAEHKGIKRMEYDKLLHRVSKIEMMDERSLIYQYDVRGERTFKRVLDKDGTISSEKYYIRDANGLVLMDMDMTYLSKDQPPDVRVTSYIYKDQQLIGFLRNDQLYAVITDHEGSVRLVVKDGEVVAAYDYLPYGQIFRRFGTDFDGQLSYLYTGQEWEPETGLYNYRARLYDPDIGRFYQMDPKEQYPSPYVYAGNSPVSLIDPDGEFAFTLAVLILALVGAYLGAASANNCWNPLKWDWRSSSTWIGLLTGAVTGASIPFNMASSVAFFVGMGLSLSTSIAIMVGTGITFAYFMMAASSGTWDPTKFDYSSPGTWNALMNGVATSSWILMNPSSLISSFASITSVAAKALFFVAKLTMSLGFTYLFAALGQGGEFDVTKWDFTDPALYMSIVDGFTTATVGVLFLRNLPQQVSKWSGKVTRTVDLFVGNFITFRAQLALGRDWSKVIMHTRSFLYVSYRNMQSLQKGFLTIGFYSLIVSLRLSVIPSSAIPEFTAAEATVNVLFNTEQFSDFIVKPLTKASPQLRLPKPPNIAKFIRFRIRSEAISLGNESFYHARHMTNSGASILSSAFDTFIKQPLEWLFKAKSAETNSGPDAKDSLAVYTPKQILRSGHSLRNCYKIHNEQHPEGMIACYGHNSIVSIVPKVIDASRVAEMDHYNYCLPLTYDGHPSVSCDGEWSSLIYTAKEPARVFDFVDGWLLLAQVTPSVCREVKRGIKYIFSRPKRTTQSACFKERLENERKTLHRKLDHLKSQITNHKQLLWARWTIEDLAEDVDSYLTKGQGSLSMLEDRITVLEAEIKEDIIIQRLQSTLRPHVANKMSIRQVDDLMNVLQIHRNLDQQALVQSNGLSVARGIK